In Halalkalibaculum roseum, a single window of DNA contains:
- a CDS encoding sensor histidine kinase, whose translation MTIRSKLAWTFILLLIFGITAISSYSIVFIRDYLLEQGQIEIKKDTRWLATSIESLPEDEKFSHRFNEAGEISGYQIALYDSEGKLISTYPDTISVSPFLSDDIQITLQARDSLPWLPQDEESEKLVSYIHVSNTMNPVSYIRVSQYKDRVYEPIKTIRWIIYYGMFISVGLVIIVSIWIARYLTKPITQIKNAASEIAEGDVDRQINLKRNDEFGTLATSLNQMASKLREDTEQIKQYAERQRQFFTDITHEIRNPLHTISASLEMLEMDNLSEEKRKKYHANAKKQVDRISRLFKDLLTLQRYDSDEYFIEKKVFDLSEVGKHMLEWHEEKAQEKGITLEAGTHSCKAVGDPGKIEQVVDNLVSNAIKYTNQGHIKVSYRNSDEDEVTVSVEDTGIGISEEHLGRLFDRFYRTDKARSRDKGGTGLGLAVVKSILNAHGTDIRVESEVGKGSRFWFKLPAG comes from the coding sequence ATGACCATTCGTTCAAAACTTGCATGGACCTTCATATTACTGCTCATTTTTGGCATTACCGCCATCAGCAGTTATTCCATCGTATTTATTCGAGATTACTTACTGGAGCAGGGCCAGATTGAGATTAAAAAAGATACTCGCTGGCTTGCTACATCCATTGAGAGCTTGCCTGAGGATGAAAAATTCAGCCATCGTTTTAACGAGGCCGGAGAAATTTCCGGGTACCAGATCGCTTTATATGACAGCGAAGGAAAGCTGATCTCCACCTATCCCGATACGATCAGTGTTTCACCATTTTTGTCGGATGACATTCAGATTACCCTGCAGGCTCGTGATAGCTTGCCCTGGCTGCCGCAGGATGAAGAGTCAGAAAAGCTGGTCAGTTACATCCATGTCTCTAATACCATGAACCCGGTATCCTATATACGAGTCAGCCAGTATAAAGACCGGGTTTACGAACCGATTAAAACCATCCGCTGGATTATCTATTACGGTATGTTCATTTCAGTCGGTCTGGTTATTATCGTGAGCATCTGGATAGCACGCTATCTGACCAAGCCAATCACACAGATCAAAAATGCGGCCAGCGAGATCGCTGAAGGTGATGTTGACAGGCAGATTAACCTGAAACGAAATGACGAATTCGGGACACTGGCGACTTCCCTGAACCAGATGGCATCAAAACTACGCGAAGATACGGAACAAATTAAGCAGTATGCCGAGCGACAGAGGCAATTTTTTACCGATATCACCCATGAGATCCGTAATCCGCTACACACGATCTCAGCCTCACTGGAGATGCTTGAAATGGATAATCTTTCCGAAGAGAAGCGTAAAAAGTATCATGCCAATGCCAAGAAACAGGTTGATCGAATCAGCCGGTTATTTAAAGACTTGCTTACCCTTCAGCGCTATGATTCTGACGAGTATTTCATCGAGAAGAAAGTCTTTGATCTATCAGAAGTCGGGAAACATATGCTGGAGTGGCACGAAGAGAAGGCTCAGGAGAAAGGCATCACTTTGGAGGCGGGGACCCACTCCTGCAAAGCAGTGGGCGATCCGGGAAAAATCGAGCAGGTCGTCGATAACCTGGTATCCAATGCCATAAAATATACCAATCAGGGGCACATTAAGGTTAGCTATCGGAATAGCGATGAGGATGAGGTGACGGTAAGCGTGGAAGACACCGGCATCGGCATCTCCGAAGAACACCTCGGACGACTCTTCGATCGCTTTTATAGAACCGATAAAGCCCGGTCCAGGGACAAGGGTGGTACGGGATTGGGACTCGCTGTAGTAAAAAGTATTCTAAATGCTCATGGAACCGATATCCGTGTGGAAAGTGAAGTAGGTAAAGGCAGCAGGTTCTGGTTTAAGCTTCCGGCAGGTTAG
- a CDS encoding DUF58 domain-containing protein, which produces MLLKPDLLSQLAPLELRARKIVEGFISGLHKSPYYGFSVEFAEHRPYNPGDDLKHVDWKVYAKTERFYVKQYEEETNLRCYLLLDTSSSMYYKYFAEWTKLRYGINFGAALIYLMHRQRDACGIIPFSDKIEAFIPAKSSYTHLRLLFGELEKRLDEEKEQAKEKKGTATAEVIHEVAERLNHRSLVVIITDLFEHANEHDNLISSLKHLRHRNHEVILFNIMERKSERELDFPDRRFVMEDMETGSQMEILPAQVREDYKKKVAEYTHRFKMACSEFQIDFEELDTQEAFDLALLAYLNKRKNLG; this is translated from the coding sequence ATGCTGCTCAAACCCGATTTACTATCCCAGTTGGCTCCGCTCGAATTGCGGGCTCGTAAAATTGTTGAGGGGTTTATTTCCGGTCTACATAAAAGTCCATATTACGGTTTCAGTGTTGAGTTTGCCGAACACCGTCCCTACAATCCGGGTGACGATCTCAAGCATGTTGACTGGAAGGTATATGCCAAAACCGAGCGTTTCTACGTAAAACAGTACGAAGAGGAGACCAATCTGCGCTGTTATCTGCTGCTTGATACCAGCAGCAGTATGTACTACAAATATTTTGCTGAATGGACCAAGCTTCGGTATGGCATCAATTTCGGGGCGGCACTAATCTACCTGATGCATCGCCAGCGGGATGCCTGCGGAATTATACCTTTTAGTGATAAGATTGAGGCATTTATTCCGGCAAAATCCTCCTACACGCATTTGAGACTACTATTTGGTGAGTTGGAGAAGAGACTTGACGAAGAAAAAGAGCAAGCGAAAGAAAAAAAAGGTACTGCAACAGCAGAGGTGATTCACGAAGTTGCCGAGCGCCTGAATCACCGCAGCCTAGTCGTGATCATCACCGATCTGTTTGAACACGCCAATGAGCATGATAATTTAATTTCCTCGCTGAAACACCTACGGCACCGTAACCACGAGGTGATACTGTTCAACATTATGGAGCGAAAAAGTGAAAGAGAACTCGATTTTCCCGATCGCCGGTTTGTGATGGAAGACATGGAGACGGGTTCACAGATGGAGATTCTGCCTGCCCAGGTACGGGAAGATTACAAGAAAAAAGTCGCTGAATATACTCACCGCTTTAAAATGGCCTGCAGTGAATTCCAGATTGATTTTGAAGAACTCGATACGCAGGAAGCTTTCGATCTTGCTTTATTGGCTTATCTAAATAAGAGAAAGAATTTGGGATAA
- a CDS encoding SDR family oxidoreductase, whose amino-acid sequence MGFNNNVIWITGASSGIGEALTYSLSRQGAKLIISSRREEALQDVKSRCEGEADDIFILPLDLSEPDTIPDKARQAMERYGPIDYLFNNGGISQRSEAVNTRMEVVRKVMEVNFFGTVAITNEVLPSMIERGTGNVIVTSSVMGKFGTRLRSSYAASKHALHGYFDSLRQEVFEHNVKVTLVCPGFIKTNVTKNALQGDGSIHGKMGRGQEQGMEADEFVKRLLPRIEKGQEEIYIGGKEIWGVYFKRLAPRLFYKILRKADVT is encoded by the coding sequence ATGGGCTTTAATAATAATGTAATCTGGATCACGGGGGCTTCATCAGGTATCGGCGAAGCCCTGACCTATTCACTTAGCCGGCAAGGAGCCAAACTCATCATTTCATCCCGCCGCGAAGAAGCCCTTCAGGATGTAAAATCACGTTGCGAAGGTGAGGCAGATGATATTTTTATTTTGCCACTTGATCTCAGCGAACCCGACACCATCCCCGATAAAGCCCGACAGGCTATGGAAAGGTACGGACCTATCGATTACCTTTTTAATAACGGCGGCATCAGCCAGCGCTCGGAAGCCGTTAATACCCGGATGGAGGTGGTCAGAAAGGTGATGGAAGTTAACTTTTTCGGCACCGTTGCCATCACTAATGAAGTATTGCCTTCCATGATTGAAAGAGGTACGGGAAATGTTATTGTCACCAGCAGTGTGATGGGTAAATTCGGGACGCGTCTAAGGTCCAGCTACGCCGCCTCCAAACATGCCCTTCATGGCTATTTCGACTCGCTCCGGCAGGAAGTGTTCGAGCACAATGTAAAAGTGACGCTGGTTTGTCCAGGATTTATCAAAACCAACGTGACCAAAAATGCTCTGCAGGGCGACGGCTCTATCCATGGTAAGATGGGAAGGGGTCAGGAACAGGGAATGGAAGCCGATGAATTTGTTAAACGGCTGCTCCCGCGAATAGAAAAAGGGCAGGAAGAGATCTATATCGGCGGCAAGGAGATCTGGGGAGTCTATTTCAAACGACTTGCCCCGAGGCTGTTCTATAAGATACTACGCAAAGCGGATGTAACCTAG
- a CDS encoding response regulator transcription factor: protein MKPKHTILLVEDEEEPAEMLANFLEMNDYEVLVAHEGNRALDLIDEYAGEIHLAVLDIMVPNVDGKEICRRIRNHPVLNDIPVIFLTAKDEEQDEIEGLELGADDYIPKPASLNLVKAHIETLLRRQNPQKANWLQYGEVYLDTDAKELYVEDEKIELTSTEYTLIELFFKSPKQVFSRQQILEHITEEDRFVFDRTVDVHVKNLRLKMGDAGEIIKTYRGIGYGLNRDLVKV, encoded by the coding sequence TTGAAACCCAAACATACCATATTACTGGTTGAAGATGAAGAAGAACCGGCAGAAATGTTGGCCAACTTTCTTGAAATGAACGATTATGAGGTACTGGTGGCTCACGAAGGAAATAGGGCGCTGGACCTTATTGATGAATATGCCGGTGAAATTCACCTTGCTGTGCTCGATATTATGGTCCCCAATGTGGACGGAAAGGAAATATGCCGGCGCATACGAAACCACCCGGTGCTAAATGATATACCGGTAATTTTTCTTACTGCAAAAGATGAGGAACAAGACGAGATCGAAGGTCTTGAGCTTGGTGCCGACGATTATATCCCCAAGCCTGCCAGTCTGAACCTTGTTAAAGCTCACATAGAAACCCTGCTCCGGCGACAAAATCCTCAAAAGGCAAACTGGTTGCAGTATGGTGAAGTCTATCTCGATACCGATGCCAAAGAGCTGTATGTGGAAGATGAAAAAATTGAGCTCACATCCACCGAATACACGCTAATCGAACTCTTCTTCAAAAGTCCGAAACAGGTATTCAGCCGGCAGCAGATTCTGGAGCACATTACCGAAGAAGACCGTTTTGTGTTTGACAGAACAGTAGACGTTCATGTAAAAAACCTGCGCCTGAAAATGGGTGATGCCGGTGAAATCATTAAAACCTATCGCGGTATAGGGTATGGGCTTAACAGAGACCTGGTGAAGGTATAA
- a CDS encoding dimethylarginine dimethylaminohydrolase family protein: MPKVITSSEQLELKLSEVPEMPIPKDALMVTPKHFSVEYVINPHMAQNVGTVNKLEARNEWDVLKSTFEQIGINVHVIEGEEDLPDMVFCANQSLPYINETGDKHVFMSIMHADERKEEVPFIEQWYRQSGYEIHYLDDNEIDDFEGCGDAIWHNGRRLLWGGYGYRSSLQAYETISETFDIPVIALELVDEDFYHLDTCFCVLDENTVLIYPDAFTKEGLELINSVFNKVIKASKYEATKLFACNATCPDGKNVIIQQGCTDANKNLRDAGFSVHEVSTYEFLKSGGSVFCMKMMVW, encoded by the coding sequence ATGCCAAAAGTGATTACTTCCAGCGAGCAATTGGAACTGAAGCTATCTGAAGTCCCAGAAATGCCGATTCCTAAGGATGCACTGATGGTCACGCCGAAGCATTTTTCGGTTGAGTATGTTATCAATCCGCATATGGCACAGAATGTAGGTACCGTAAATAAATTGGAAGCTCGTAATGAGTGGGATGTACTCAAAAGCACCTTTGAACAAATCGGGATAAACGTACATGTTATCGAGGGGGAAGAAGATTTACCCGATATGGTATTTTGCGCCAACCAGAGTCTGCCTTACATAAATGAGACGGGTGACAAACATGTCTTTATGAGTATCATGCATGCTGATGAACGAAAGGAGGAGGTCCCGTTTATTGAGCAGTGGTACCGGCAGAGCGGCTATGAAATTCATTACCTGGATGATAACGAGATTGACGACTTTGAGGGGTGCGGAGATGCCATCTGGCATAACGGTCGAAGGCTGCTTTGGGGCGGATATGGATATCGATCATCCCTGCAGGCCTATGAGACCATTTCAGAGACTTTCGACATACCGGTGATTGCGCTGGAACTGGTTGACGAAGATTTCTACCACCTTGATACCTGTTTCTGTGTTTTGGATGAAAATACCGTACTGATCTACCCTGATGCCTTTACCAAAGAAGGACTCGAGTTAATAAACAGTGTTTTTAATAAGGTTATTAAAGCTTCTAAATACGAAGCTACCAAGCTTTTTGCCTGTAATGCCACCTGTCCGGATGGAAAGAATGTTATCATTCAACAGGGATGCACCGACGCTAATAAGAATCTGCGGGATGCCGGATTTTCTGTGCATGAAGTAAGTACCTATGAGTTCCTGAAAAGCGGCGGAAGTGTGTTCTGTATGAAGATGATGGTTTGGTGA
- the hemH gene encoding ferrochelatase, with protein MSAENIRIGVVLMNLGGPTSEDAVRPFLYHLFQDEDIIKLGGGKIQDLFANVISKFRAPDVAEDYKEINGCPKGCTGNKHCLNRQNQRVSNCCSPINGLTESQRRGLEKHFKKSMPDVTVKVYTCMRYWLPFAETTMEDMVEDGITHAVMMPLYPQFSWTTTGSSYRDWETKREKRFGDETPWKEFHVKNYHRNPNYLQAMNHRIDEALAEMDEETRKKTHLIFSAHGTPLLEVRSGDPYTVEIKETMEAIMEMRNYEEPYWLGYQSKVGPQKWTQPNTVDLVERHLEYGIKNFLMIPIAFVTDHIETLYELGVELVEDLEEEGYEFENISVMKGLNDHPLYIQALADEVLRKLEHELPELTSEQEPKKVSA; from the coding sequence ATGTCTGCAGAAAATATACGTATTGGCGTAGTACTTATGAACCTGGGAGGACCTACGAGCGAAGATGCGGTTCGACCTTTTTTGTACCATTTGTTTCAGGATGAGGACATTATCAAGTTGGGAGGGGGGAAGATTCAGGATCTCTTTGCCAACGTTATCTCAAAATTCAGGGCGCCGGATGTTGCCGAAGATTATAAAGAGATTAACGGTTGCCCCAAAGGATGTACCGGAAACAAGCACTGCCTGAACCGTCAAAATCAAAGAGTCTCTAATTGCTGCTCCCCCATAAACGGTCTTACGGAATCGCAGCGGCGCGGGCTTGAGAAGCATTTTAAGAAATCCATGCCGGATGTGACAGTGAAGGTTTACACATGCATGCGTTACTGGCTGCCTTTTGCGGAAACAACCATGGAAGATATGGTGGAGGACGGAATTACTCATGCGGTTATGATGCCGCTCTATCCACAGTTTTCATGGACCACTACCGGCAGCAGTTACCGTGACTGGGAAACCAAGCGGGAAAAACGATTCGGCGACGAGACACCCTGGAAGGAATTTCATGTGAAGAACTATCATCGAAACCCGAATTATTTGCAGGCCATGAATCATCGAATTGATGAGGCTTTGGCTGAGATGGATGAAGAAACCAGAAAGAAAACGCATCTCATTTTCAGTGCGCACGGCACGCCGTTACTGGAAGTCCGCAGCGGCGATCCTTATACCGTGGAAATCAAGGAAACAATGGAAGCCATCATGGAGATGCGAAATTATGAGGAGCCTTACTGGCTTGGATACCAGTCAAAGGTAGGTCCGCAGAAATGGACCCAGCCTAATACGGTTGATCTCGTTGAGCGTCATCTTGAATACGGTATCAAGAACTTTTTGATGATACCCATTGCCTTCGTCACCGATCACATCGAAACCCTGTATGAACTGGGGGTTGAACTGGTGGAAGATCTGGAAGAAGAAGGATACGAATTTGAAAATATCTCCGTAATGAAAGGTCTGAATGATCATCCGCTTTATATACAGGCCCTGGCTGATGAGGTATTGAGGAAACTGGAACATGAATTGCCTGAGCTCACTTCGGAACAGGAACCAAAAAAGGTAAGCGCTTAA